A genomic stretch from Arenicella xantha includes:
- a CDS encoding proline--tRNA ligase, which translates to MRTSNFLLSTLKETPADAEIISHQLMLRAGMIRKVAAGIYNWLPAGLRVLRKVEKIVREEMDLAGAQEVLMPAVQPAELWQQSGRWEQYGGELLRMSDRHGREFCFGPTHEEVITSLISNEIRSYKQLPATFYQVQTKFRDERRPRFGVMRSREFIMKDAYSFHLDQASLEDTYSKMYQTYTRIFTRLGLHFRAVEADTGSIGGSASHEFHVLADSGEDAIAVCDKFDYAANVELAEALAVGGERPAATQTLEKVDTPGQTTIDAVSEYLKTPVEKTVKTLLVHAAEEGKLVALVLRGDHELNELKAEKHPLVATPLVWASDEEIQQAVGCSPGSIGVVDMTIAVIADRSAANVADFVCGANQDGVHYTGVNWERDCAEPEVYDLRTVVAGDVCARADDTNQDSQLSITRGIEVGHIFQLGTKYSEAMNASCLDNNGKAAIMPMGCYGIGVSRIVASAIEQNHDDRGIIWPEAIAPFQLVITPIGYNKSEQVKSVCDDLYQTLTGLGIEVLLDDRNERPGIMFADADLLGIPHRIVIGEKSLANDKIEYKNRRAEGPEEVPQNGIVEFLTERVLKR; encoded by the coding sequence ATGCGCACCAGTAACTTCTTATTATCCACTCTCAAAGAAACTCCAGCCGATGCCGAGATCATCAGCCACCAATTAATGCTGCGAGCCGGCATGATTCGAAAAGTAGCGGCAGGCATCTATAACTGGTTGCCCGCAGGCTTGCGAGTACTGCGCAAGGTGGAAAAAATTGTGCGCGAAGAAATGGACTTAGCCGGTGCGCAAGAAGTGCTGATGCCAGCAGTTCAACCTGCCGAACTATGGCAACAAAGCGGTCGCTGGGAACAATATGGTGGTGAGCTGCTGAGAATGTCTGACCGACACGGTCGCGAATTTTGCTTTGGCCCGACCCACGAAGAAGTTATCACCTCACTAATTAGCAACGAAATTCGGAGTTACAAACAGCTTCCGGCTACGTTCTATCAGGTGCAAACTAAGTTTCGCGACGAGCGACGTCCACGTTTTGGCGTTATGCGGTCTCGCGAGTTCATCATGAAAGATGCCTACTCATTCCACTTAGACCAAGCCAGCTTAGAAGATACCTATTCTAAAATGTATCAGACCTATACTCGGATCTTTACTCGACTAGGGCTACATTTTCGCGCAGTAGAAGCCGATACCGGTAGTATTGGTGGCAGTGCGTCGCATGAGTTCCACGTATTAGCAGATTCAGGAGAAGACGCGATAGCCGTGTGCGACAAATTTGACTACGCCGCAAACGTAGAACTGGCCGAAGCGCTAGCCGTTGGCGGCGAGCGACCAGCCGCAACACAAACGTTAGAGAAGGTAGACACGCCCGGACAAACCACCATCGATGCAGTCTCTGAATACCTTAAAACACCAGTTGAAAAAACCGTCAAAACGCTATTAGTACACGCGGCCGAGGAAGGCAAGCTAGTGGCCTTGGTATTACGTGGAGATCACGAACTAAACGAACTCAAAGCAGAAAAGCACCCATTGGTTGCCACGCCGCTGGTATGGGCTTCTGATGAGGAAATCCAGCAGGCGGTAGGCTGCTCACCAGGGTCAATTGGCGTAGTCGACATGACTATCGCTGTCATCGCGGACCGCTCAGCGGCCAATGTCGCCGATTTCGTTTGTGGCGCAAACCAAGACGGGGTTCACTATACCGGTGTCAACTGGGAACGTGATTGCGCTGAACCGGAAGTCTATGACTTACGTACGGTTGTCGCTGGTGATGTGTGCGCGCGTGCTGATGACACAAACCAAGACTCTCAACTGAGCATTACTCGCGGCATTGAAGTGGGGCACATCTTCCAACTTGGCACCAAATACAGCGAAGCCATGAACGCAAGCTGCTTAGACAACAACGGCAAAGCGGCGATTATGCCAATGGGCTGTTATGGCATTGGGGTTTCGCGCATTGTTGCCTCAGCTATTGAGCAAAATCACGATGACCGCGGAATTATTTGGCCTGAAGCCATAGCGCCGTTTCAACTAGTGATTACGCCGATCGGGTATAACAAATCCGAGCAGGTGAAGTCTGTTTGTGATGACCTATATCAGACATTAACCGGCCTAGGCATTGAAGTTCTACTAGACGACCGCAACGAACGCCCTGGAATTATGTTCGCCGACGCTGACCTTCTTGGCATACCGCACCGCATTGTAATTGGCGAAAAAAGCTTAGCTAACGATAAAATTGAATACAAAAACCGACGTGCAGAGGGTCCTGAAGAGGTGCCGCAAAACGGCATCGTTGAGTTTCTAACTGAGCGTGTGTTAAAACGCTAA
- a CDS encoding lytic transglycosylase domain-containing protein codes for MTRGKLTILLLCAGSLLMGTAVVRAQTPADPALIQALQQATQDIHERSTDLDSLVWLSTMSEKLVKRIPDPFYRVRLLKAVYTEANAVGLDPQLVLAVIDIESNFDRYALSHAGAQGLMQVMPFWKDVYGRPDDDLYNPLVSLRYGCTILRHYMDKHSDPYDALAAYNGSLGRLKYPRKVFGRLARQWEFKTDRYSRTFRSPKLAVNDTVGGFPTATHRNELN; via the coding sequence ATGACTAGGGGTAAATTAACAATATTATTGCTGTGCGCAGGTTCTCTGTTAATGGGGACAGCGGTGGTGCGTGCGCAAACGCCGGCTGACCCAGCGCTGATTCAAGCATTACAACAAGCAACACAAGACATACACGAACGCAGCACCGACTTGGACTCCCTGGTCTGGCTGTCGACCATGTCAGAGAAATTGGTTAAGCGCATTCCTGATCCATTTTACCGTGTACGCTTACTCAAAGCAGTTTACACCGAAGCCAATGCAGTGGGGCTCGACCCGCAGTTGGTACTTGCCGTTATCGACATCGAAAGCAACTTCGATCGCTATGCCTTGTCTCACGCTGGCGCACAAGGATTAATGCAGGTCATGCCGTTTTGGAAAGACGTATACGGACGACCAGATGACGATTTGTACAACCCGCTGGTAAGCCTGCGCTATGGCTGCACCATTCTGCGACATTACATGGATAAACACAGCGATCCTTATGATGCGCTGGCAGCATACAATGGATCATTGGGCCGCCTAAAGTATCCGCGCAAAGTGTTTGGTCGACTCGCTCGTCAATGGGAATTTAAGACTGACCGATATTCACGTACGTTCCGATCACCCAAACTGGCGGTCAACGACACGGTGGGCGGCTTCCCGACTGCCACACATCGTAACGAACTGAACTAA
- a CDS encoding YihY family inner membrane protein translates to MTDYWLKNTLIQLWEVPLAVVRRFGTDRLLRHAAALAFSSLLALAPMAAIALSLFSLFSGFEQLGTSFQDFIYQFLLPTAGNDLQVYFANFAGQAGKLTLFGLVFFLLTALVLLASIEQSFNDIWRVKQGRSVTSRLTVYWAMISLGPFLMGGSLTLSTYLLSFSMSAGENIHSIGLTLLPFGLETLAFLMLYLIMPNVRVSFVHALTGALVASCLFEITKSLFTSYISNYSNYDVVYGALSTLPILLIWVYLSWVVALVGAELVAVLQERHLLELEVSDMFGGHDEPPKPE, encoded by the coding sequence ATGACTGATTATTGGTTAAAGAACACCCTAATTCAACTCTGGGAGGTGCCCTTAGCGGTGGTTCGACGATTTGGCACTGACCGATTATTACGACATGCGGCAGCTTTGGCGTTCAGTTCACTATTGGCCTTAGCACCGATGGCGGCGATAGCGCTTTCGTTGTTCTCGTTATTTTCGGGTTTTGAGCAGTTAGGCACGTCATTTCAAGACTTTATCTACCAGTTTTTACTGCCGACAGCGGGTAATGACCTGCAGGTCTATTTTGCTAATTTTGCGGGCCAGGCAGGCAAGCTCACGTTGTTCGGGTTGGTGTTTTTCTTATTGACTGCTCTGGTGTTGCTCGCCAGTATTGAGCAGTCGTTCAATGATATATGGCGCGTGAAGCAAGGGCGTTCGGTTACGTCTCGCCTAACTGTATACTGGGCGATGATTTCCTTGGGGCCTTTCTTGATGGGCGGTAGCTTGACGCTGTCGACCTACCTATTGTCGTTTTCAATGTCGGCTGGGGAAAATATTCATTCTATTGGTTTGACATTGCTCCCGTTCGGGCTGGAGACCTTGGCGTTTCTGATGTTGTATCTAATTATGCCAAACGTACGGGTAAGTTTCGTTCACGCGCTGACTGGCGCGCTGGTGGCTTCTTGTTTGTTTGAGATAACTAAGAGTTTGTTTACTAGTTATATTTCAAATTACTCGAACTACGACGTTGTGTATGGTGCGCTGTCAACGCTTCCTATTCTATTGATTTGGGTTTACTTATCTTGGGTCGTCGCATTGGTCGGCGCTGAATTAGTGGCAGTGCTTCAAGAGCGCCATCTGCTTGAGCTAGAGGTAAGTGATATGTTTGGCGGTCATGATGAGCCGCCAAAGCCCGAGTGA
- the arsC gene encoding arsenate reductase (glutaredoxin) (This arsenate reductase requires both glutathione and glutaredoxin to convert arsenate to arsenite, after which the efflux transporter formed by ArsA and ArsB can extrude the arsenite from the cell, providing resistance.), whose protein sequence is MEITIYHNPRCSKSRQTLQLLQERGIEPRIVEYLTNPPTHQELDSILRGLEFEPRQLMRKKEEPYLVMGLDNPALERDQLIDAMLQAPKLIERPIVVVGDEVAIGRPPEAVLTILP, encoded by the coding sequence ATGGAAATAACTATCTATCATAACCCAAGATGCTCGAAGTCCAGACAGACTCTACAACTTCTACAAGAGCGAGGAATAGAACCGCGCATTGTTGAGTATCTGACAAACCCACCAACGCATCAGGAGCTCGACAGCATTCTGCGTGGACTCGAATTCGAGCCGCGTCAACTAATGCGCAAAAAGGAAGAGCCTTATCTAGTGATGGGTTTAGACAACCCCGCACTGGAACGCGATCAATTGATCGACGCCATGCTTCAAGCACCTAAGCTAATTGAACGCCCCATCGTTGTGGTTGGCGATGAGGTCGCGATTGGACGCCCGCCTGAAGCAGTATTAACCATCTTGCCATGA
- the wrbA gene encoding NAD(P)H:quinone oxidoreductase, with the protein MNILILYHSRLGSVQKMARLIARGVESVEGCNAMLRSVPEIRNTETQPAPDNESGDAPIELSELAACDALILGSPTRFGNMSSALKHLLDSTSSIWMSGELSGKPAAVFTSSSSMHGGQESTLLSMMIPLLHHGMLITGIPFTEPALARTKTGGTPYGASHVAGSSNSIEISADERELCIALGKRVAHYAQKLAA; encoded by the coding sequence ATGAACATATTGATTCTCTACCACAGTCGACTCGGTTCGGTTCAGAAAATGGCTCGCCTCATCGCTCGAGGTGTCGAATCGGTAGAAGGTTGTAACGCCATGCTGCGGAGCGTACCGGAGATTCGAAATACTGAAACTCAGCCTGCGCCCGACAACGAGTCCGGTGACGCCCCCATTGAGTTATCAGAATTAGCTGCGTGCGATGCGCTTATTTTGGGGAGCCCGACACGTTTCGGAAATATGTCGTCAGCGCTCAAGCACCTGCTTGACAGTACCTCATCAATTTGGATGTCTGGTGAACTATCCGGCAAACCAGCGGCCGTATTTACCTCAAGCTCCTCAATGCATGGCGGGCAGGAGTCGACACTTTTGTCGATGATGATTCCACTGCTGCATCACGGCATGCTGATTACCGGCATTCCATTTACTGAGCCAGCGCTGGCTCGGACTAAAACCGGCGGAACCCCTTATGGCGCTAGCCATGTCGCAGGCAGCAGTAACAGCATAGAAATATCCGCGGACGAGCGGGAACTCTGCATTGCCTTAGGAAAACGCGTTGCTCACTATGCACAGAAATTAGCGGCGTAA
- the hda gene encoding DnaA regulatory inactivator Hda codes for MTKQSSDPSSGQLALALAQQDKASFSNFLTGDNTELTDALQTLVQKRESKVVFIYGPEGSGKSHLLFACMRLARDENFPSSYQSLTDSRVTPEMLRVIDPTNLVCIDNIHAWAGDANKERALFTLFEQIKHGGGQLIVSAAQPADLNGFVIPDLVSRLSSGLIYPLRELTDEQTLLALKLRAEQRGLSIADDVLRYLLSRATRDTTVIFEILDRIDRASLAEQRRVTIPFIQQLLSRHSVFDKP; via the coding sequence ATGACCAAACAATCTTCTGATCCCAGCTCAGGCCAACTTGCTCTTGCACTTGCACAGCAGGATAAGGCTAGTTTTAGTAATTTTTTAACAGGTGATAACACTGAACTAACTGATGCCTTGCAAACCTTGGTGCAAAAGCGAGAATCTAAGGTTGTGTTTATCTATGGCCCCGAGGGTAGTGGCAAGAGCCACTTGTTGTTTGCTTGCATGCGGTTGGCCAGAGATGAGAATTTCCCCAGCAGCTATCAGTCGCTAACGGATTCTCGTGTAACACCAGAGATGTTACGGGTGATTGATCCTACAAATCTGGTCTGCATTGATAACATTCATGCTTGGGCTGGCGATGCTAACAAGGAGCGTGCGCTATTTACCTTGTTCGAGCAGATCAAGCATGGAGGAGGGCAATTGATTGTGTCGGCAGCTCAGCCGGCGGATCTGAATGGGTTTGTTATTCCTGACTTAGTGAGTCGCTTGTCGAGTGGGTTAATCTACCCGTTGCGAGAGCTGACCGATGAGCAGACGCTACTTGCCTTGAAATTACGTGCTGAACAACGAGGCTTGTCGATCGCCGACGATGTACTGCGTTATTTACTGAGTCGAGCTACGCGTGATACCACGGTAATTTTTGAGATACTTGATCGAATTGATCGAGCCTCGTTAGCCGAGCAACGGCGGGTCACCATCCCTTTTATTCAGCAATTGCTGAGTCGTCACTCGGTATTTGATAAGCCCTAG
- a CDS encoding CDP-alcohol phosphatidyltransferase family protein, with product MIYIPNLLTLARIGLVPWLVVLLQETQYGWSLAVFIIAGVSDALDGFIAKRFNAATHLGAILDPLADKALLVSAYVMLSVMEVIPFWLMVVVVFRDIIIVGGYLVMVLFFGSVKMQPLKISKLNTFTQITYIVIILSTLAWQIQIADWLPWFNYAVLATSVISGIAYVYIWSLKATHDLEVASESTLNESS from the coding sequence ATGATCTATATACCGAACTTACTCACCTTAGCTCGAATTGGGCTGGTGCCTTGGCTAGTCGTGCTGCTGCAAGAGACGCAGTACGGGTGGTCGCTCGCGGTGTTTATAATCGCCGGCGTGTCGGATGCGCTGGACGGCTTCATTGCAAAACGCTTCAATGCCGCCACGCATTTAGGCGCGATATTAGACCCTTTAGCGGATAAAGCGTTATTGGTTAGTGCCTATGTTATGTTGTCGGTGATGGAAGTCATTCCGTTTTGGTTGATGGTAGTAGTGGTCTTTCGAGATATTATTATCGTTGGTGGTTACTTAGTGATGGTGCTCTTTTTCGGTTCGGTAAAGATGCAGCCACTGAAGATTTCTAAGCTGAATACGTTTACTCAGATCACGTATATTGTGATTATATTATCGACTTTAGCGTGGCAAATACAAATTGCAGACTGGTTGCCGTGGTTCAACTACGCGGTCCTTGCGACTAGCGTGATAAGTGGCATCGCTTATGTGTATATCTGGTCGCTTAAAGCAACTCACGACCTCGAGGTAGCGTCTGAATCGACGCTGAATGAATCGTCATAA
- the purM gene encoding phosphoribosylformylglycinamidine cyclo-ligase, protein MSQSNKPKSTNTPESLSYRDAGVDIDAGDAFIDVIKPVAKRTQREGCLSGLGGFGALFQIPQRYKEPILVSGTDGVGTKLKLAFDLNKHDTIGIDLVAMCVNDVIVQGAEPMFFLDYFATGKLTPEVAAQVVTGIGEGCLQANAALIGGETAEMPGMYQAGEYDLAGFCVGAVEKSEIIDGSKVAAGNVLIGLASSGAHSNGYSLIRKVIDTYNIPLDTELDGRPLSDVVLQPTRIYVRSLLALMEKLPVHALAHITGGGLPGNLNRVLPSDCHAVINESAWQWPSLFRWLMETANIERQEMYRTFNCGVGMVVVVAAEHADAALEHLAEAGEEAFLLGEIVAGSADPQIKIV, encoded by the coding sequence GTGTCTCAGTCAAACAAGCCGAAAAGCACCAATACACCTGAATCGCTGAGCTATCGTGACGCTGGCGTCGACATCGATGCCGGTGATGCATTCATTGATGTCATTAAGCCAGTCGCAAAACGTACACAACGCGAAGGATGCTTGAGCGGCCTCGGCGGGTTCGGCGCTTTATTTCAAATACCGCAACGCTATAAAGAACCGATTTTGGTTTCAGGCACAGATGGTGTGGGCACCAAATTAAAACTGGCTTTTGACTTAAATAAACATGACACCATTGGCATTGACCTGGTGGCAATGTGCGTGAACGACGTAATTGTCCAAGGCGCTGAGCCAATGTTCTTTTTAGATTACTTTGCAACCGGCAAACTTACACCGGAAGTCGCGGCGCAGGTCGTGACCGGAATTGGTGAGGGCTGCCTACAAGCTAACGCAGCTTTGATCGGTGGCGAAACTGCCGAGATGCCTGGCATGTACCAAGCCGGTGAGTATGACTTAGCCGGATTCTGTGTTGGCGCCGTGGAAAAAAGCGAGATCATTGACGGCTCCAAGGTTGCGGCTGGCAATGTTCTAATAGGCCTAGCGTCTTCTGGCGCTCACTCCAATGGATACTCACTAATTCGCAAAGTAATCGACACATATAACATACCGCTCGATACCGAATTAGACGGCCGACCGCTTAGCGACGTAGTATTGCAACCGACTCGAATTTACGTGCGCTCTTTACTCGCCTTAATGGAGAAATTACCGGTGCATGCTTTAGCGCATATCACTGGTGGCGGCCTACCTGGCAACCTAAACCGAGTATTGCCAAGTGATTGTCATGCGGTTATTAATGAATCAGCTTGGCAATGGCCAAGTTTATTTCGTTGGCTCATGGAAACCGCTAATATCGAACGCCAAGAAATGTACCGCACCTTTAATTGCGGCGTAGGCATGGTTGTCGTGGTCGCCGCAGAACATGCAGATGCCGCCTTGGAACATCTTGCCGAAGCCGGTGAAGAAGCGTTCTTATTGGGCGAAATCGTTGCGGGTTCAGCCGACCCTCAAATCAAAATCGTTTAG
- the purN gene encoding phosphoribosylglycinamide formyltransferase: MNRTRAVVLISGSGSNLQAFIDQIAAGTLTIDIALVVSNKADAFGLIRASQAGIDTAVIEHKAFNSRHAFDVALQEKIDSVKPDLVVLAGFMRILTSEFVNHYSHRLINIHPSLLPKFPGTNTHQRAMDAGEQWHGASIHFVVPEVDAGPIILQGRLAIKENDSVESLQNRIHSIEHKLYPLAIKWFAENRLSIENGQVLLDGETATEQLQTFDL; this comes from the coding sequence ATGAATCGTACTCGAGCTGTCGTACTGATCTCTGGCAGCGGCAGCAATCTGCAAGCATTTATCGATCAAATCGCCGCCGGCACATTAACGATAGACATTGCCCTTGTCGTGAGCAACAAAGCGGATGCTTTCGGCTTAATCCGAGCATCACAGGCAGGCATAGACACAGCGGTTATAGAGCATAAAGCATTCAATTCACGCCACGCGTTTGATGTTGCGCTGCAAGAAAAAATCGATAGCGTTAAACCTGACTTAGTGGTGTTAGCTGGCTTCATGCGAATTCTCACCAGTGAATTTGTCAATCATTACTCGCATCGATTAATCAACATTCATCCGTCGCTACTACCAAAATTTCCGGGCACCAATACCCATCAACGCGCCATGGATGCCGGCGAGCAATGGCATGGCGCAAGTATTCACTTTGTGGTACCCGAAGTGGACGCCGGTCCGATCATTTTACAAGGCCGCTTAGCAATAAAGGAAAATGACTCGGTGGAGTCATTACAAAATCGTATTCACAGCATCGAACACAAACTGTATCCGCTCGCTATTAAATGGTTCGCCGAGAACCGGCTTTCAATTGAAAATGGCCAAGTATTACTGGATGGTGAAACCGCTACGGAGCAGTTGCAAACCTTTGACCTCTGA